In Phalacrocorax carbo chromosome 29, bPhaCar2.1, whole genome shotgun sequence, the sequence TAGGGGCGCCATGGGGTGCCCCCCCGaatatccccccccccccgccatggggTGCCCCGAAACCGCCAGTTGGAAGCCATGGGGGGGGGGCCCCGAAACTGTCAGTGGGGGGGCCTGTGCCCTGAACCCACCAATCAGGAGCCACGGAGCCCCCCGAAACTGTGACGTCAGAGTGTGGGGCACCCCCAAGAAGCCACCAATCAGGAGCTGGAGAGGGGTCCTGAAGCCCCTCGATGAGGCGCGGTGGGGGAGGGGAATCACCGGAAGTGGCCAATCAGGACATCTGTGGTGCCCCGAAGCGACCAATCAGGACTGACTCCCAAAACCACCAATCATGAGCTCCGGGACCCCCTGAAACCACCAATGAGGAACTCTgggaccccctcccccaaatCACCAGTCAGGACCGTGGCCTAAAGCAGGACCTATGGGgtgcccccaaacccccccgcATCTCCCTGGCTCTATGGGGCACCCCGAAACCGCCAACGTCTCCCTGGATCTATGGGGTGCCCTGAAACCGCCAACATCTCCCTGGATCTATGGGTCGCCCCGAAACCCCCCTGCATCTCCATGGATCTATGGGGCGCCCTGAAAACGCCAACGGCTCCCTGGATCTGTGGGGCGCCCCGAAACCGCCAACGGCTCCATGGATCTATGGGGCGCCCCGAAACCGCCAACGTCTCCATGGAGCTATGGGGAGCCCTGAAACCGCCAGCATCTCCCTGGATCTGTGGGGCGCCCTGAAACCGCCATCGCCTCCCAGGATCCATGGGGAACCCCCAGACCTGCCGCCAGCCCCCTAAGTGTGGGGGGCCCCCCGGAGGCGTGGGGGCCCCGCCCTGGGCGGTGCTTCCTGCCCGCGCTCCCCGCTTCCTGCCCGCTCGGCGCTCGCACCATCCCCCCGCCAACGGCCGCAGCCCCACAGGTACGGGGGGAGGGGGTCCCGGAtgactggggggggggcacaagTGCGCTATGGGGAGAGGGGGGTCCcaagggtgctgtggggcacccAAGGACTTGGAGGGGGGGCCCAAGTGTGCCGTGGGGACTTGGGGGACCCAAGGGTGCCGTGGAGGGCCCGAGGGTGCCGGGATGGACACAAGGGTGCTGTGGGGAGTTGGGGGGCCCAAGGGGGTTATGGGGCACCCAAGGGCATCACAGagcacccaagggtgctggggggcttgggggtcccaggggtgctgTGGGGACTTGGGCGGGGTCCCAAGAGTGCACTGCCACACCCAAGGGTGCTGTGGGGACTTGGGGTGGGGTCTCAGGGGTGCTGTggggacttggggggggggggtcacaaAGGGGTTATGGGGCACCCAAGGGCATCATGGAGCACCCAAGGGTGCTGTGGGGACTTGGGGGACCCAAGGGTGCCATGGAGGGCCCAAGGGTGCCAGGATGGACACAAGGgtgagttggggggggggggggggggtcaagGGGGTTATGGGGCACCCAAGGGCATCATGGTGCACCCAAGGGTGCTGTGGGGactttggggggtgggggtcccaagGGTGCTGTTGGGCACGCAGGGGTACTGGGTGGGGGCCATGGGGACCCCAACAGGGTGACGCCCTCCTGTGGCTCAcacagacaccccccccacatcccccccccccccagcccggcgCCATGGGGCGCCACCCCCCAGCTCGCAGGGCCGTCACCCTCTGGGTCTTCCTGGTCACCTGCTTCGCGCCCGTGCCCGCCATCGCCGAGGCGTCCGTGGGGCCCTCCCCGGACACTGACCTGCACGAGGGGGCCACCACGTCCCCGCCGGCCACCGCGGGCCACCAGACAGCCCCGACggccgccgccaccaccacaGAGCCCCTGTTGGCCACCACGGACCGCCCAACAGCTCCAGCgaccaccaccagccccaccccGGCCATGGCGACCACCAGCACCCCCCCACTGGCCGTCACggaccccaccacccccaagaGACCCCTGGAGACCGCCTACGAACAAGACTCAGTGGTCACCATGGGCCACCAACCGGTCTTGAAACCCACCAGTGGCCAGCAAACAGCCCTGAAGACCACCATCAACCTCCAGTCAGCTTTGGAGACCACCGCCAGCCACCACCCAACCTTGGAGGCAACCAAGGCCCATCGACCAACCTCAAGGATGTCCATTGGCCACCCCACAACCCCAGAGCCCACCAACGCCCACCAGTCAGCCTGGAAGACCAGTGCTGACCTCGAGCCAGCCTTGAAGACCACCATTGGCCCCCAGTCAGCCTGGAAGACCACCATTGGCCCTCAGTCAGCCTGGAAGACCACCATTGGCCCCCAGCCAGCCTGGAAGACCACCATTGGCCCCCAGTCACCCTGGAAGACCACCATTGGCCCCCAGTCAGCCTGGAAGACCAGTGCTGACCTCGACCCAGTCTGGAAGACCACCATTGGCCACAAGCCAGCCTGGAAGACGACCACCGGCCACCAGTCAGCTTGGAAGACCACCATTGGCCACCAACCAACCTTGAAGACCACCAGCAGCTACCACCCGACCGCAGAGCCCACCACCAGCCACCGACCCCCCCCGAAGACCACCATGGTCCCCCACCAGACGGCGAGTCCGCCAGCCTCCCAGAAGAGCTCGTGGCTCtggctggtggtgctggtggccgtggtggccgtggtggtggccatggggctggtggcAGGGGTGTGTCGCTGCTACCGGCAGCGCCACTCGGGCTCCACGTCCTTCGGGCCGTGGGCCGGTCCGGCTCAGCTCCCCGAGGACGACGGCtgcggcgggggtgggggggtgaccCAACCCATGTTGGCCACCGGGCAAGGGGGGGCCACGCTCAGCACCTTCCAAGCCGCCCCCGAAATGGTGGCCATGGAGGAGCTGCCGGGCCCCCAGGATGAGCCCCCCGCTAACGGGGACCCCAGCGTCCAGGGCGcggccccccccctccccgaagTAACCACCTTGGCTTCCTGTTGACAGTGGGGCAGGAAGAGGACCCAGGCATCTGgtcccgcccccacccccctgccaaCCCCGCCCCACCGGTGGGGCTTTTTGTGGCGTTTCTGTCcgtttttcaccttttttttccctgtttctaaactatttaataaataataataattaaaaaaaccagaagtcGCTGGGCTGAAAACACTGTGGGGGACCCCAGTGTcgcccaccctccctcccccatcccccccccacGCCGCGACTCACGGTGCTGCAGGgatcacccccccacccccccccccaaactaaTTAGCCGGGCAGCCTAATGAGGGCCTCACTGCAGGTTCCCGCCCCCAGCTGGGAAGGCACCCAGGCACCCAGACCCTTCCCTTCCCGGCTGCCGCCAAGGTCGCTGACATCATATCTCCAGTGCCAGAGTTTATTGGGTGCTCGTGGTAGGTGTGAATTGGCCCCCAAAATGGGCTAAAAACCTGGTTCATCGCCCTCAAAGGGGCCCAGGTGAAGGAATCCAAGATGGCTGCCTTCGTAGCACCACCCTTTCCAAGATGGCCGCCCAGTCCAAGCTGTGTCGCTCAATCCAAGATGGCCGCCAGCTCACCTGCTCAATGCCCCAGCGGTCTCCCGCTGCTGACCAACCCAAGATGGCTGCCCAAGCGCTCCCATGGCTGGGGGTGGCAAGGGGGGGAATCAACCTGACATGGCCGCCAGCCACGCAAGATGGCCACCGGCGGTCACACAGCTCATGGCTACTGCCACCCAAGCCAAGATGGCCGCCCAGCAGGGGCACAGAGCCAAGATGGCCGCCCAGCAGGGGCGCCGAGCCAAGATGGCCGCCCAGTGGGGGCACCGAGCCAAGATGGCCGCCCAGCAGGGGCACCAAGCCAAGATGGCTGCCCAGCGGGGGTGTTGAGCCAAGATGGCCGCCCAGCGGGGGTGTCGAGCCAAGATGGCCGCCCAGCGGGGGCGCCGAGCCAAGATGGCCACCCAGCGGGGTTGTTGAGCCAAGATGGCCGCCCAGCAGGGGTGCCGAGCCAAGATGGCCACCCAGCGGGGCCGCTGGCTGCCAGGCCAAGATGGCCGCCCACGAGAAGCCCGTTGGGCCACCACTGGCCTCGTGGCCCAGCCCTGACAGGCCAGGCCAACATGGCCGCCAGCCCCACCAGTCTGGGGTCAGGCAGCCCAAGATGGCCGCCGAGGAGCCAAGCCGGTGTGACCGCCCCAGTACGACCACCCCAGGGCGCCAGTGACGCAGCTGGTATCGGGACCCCGCCCACCACGGCCATTGGTCCTCCCAGAGGCAGCCCAGTATGACCCTGCCCCAccccaagatggccgccctcGGCCCAACCCACACTCCTGCCGGGGCCAAtctgctgccctcagccccACCCGccccaagatggccgccctcAGCCCAGCCAATCCGCTGCCCTCAGCCCCACCCGccccaagatggccgccctcAGCCCAGCCAATCCGCTGCCCTCAGCCCCACCCGccccaagatggccgccctcGGCTCCGCCCACCCCAAGATGGCCGCCCCAGACAGGCCCCtccccctcccggccccgcccccgcaggGCCAGGAGACTGCGCCGCTCTCATTGGCCGGGTGGTGCCAGGCGGCCATCTTGGATCTGCCAATTGGGCGGTGCCCGGAGGCCATATTGGATtcgcgggcggggccgggcagccGCATCCCATTCGTCCATCCACACGAAGGCGCTGCTTTCATCActggggcggggctgggcggccatcttggtttTGCCACTCGTTCAGTGGCTGGCGGCCATCTTGTGGCCGTGGCTGGCGGCCATCTTGTCCTCCCCGGCACGACCTTTGCCTCCACCGACTCCGTCGTGCCCGGCGGCCATGTTGGGGCACCTGGCGGCCATGTTGGCGCCCCTGGCAGCCATGTTGGGGCACCCGGCGGCCATGTTGGCGCCCCTGGCGGCCATGTTGGGACACCCGGCGGCCATGTTGGCGCCCCTGGCGGCCATGTTGGCGCCCCTGGCGGCCATGTTGGGGCCCCTGAAGCACCGGCGGTCACAGGGATTCCCACCACGCCCACCCACGCCCACCCCGCCCCCAAAAGGGACACAGGTGTCTGGGCGGGGCGGGAGAGGTCCCTTTAATTGGCCACAGAGATAATGAGATGCAAATGAGCATGATAATGAGGGGGTGGGGAACAAAAGCCAGGTGAGGGGGAAAACCTGGAGCTGGAATGTGGGGGGGAAGAGCCAGAGGCGGATCCTGGGCGGGGTCCAGGCTGCAGCCAATTGGAGGCCAGAGGCGGGGCCGGCAGGGGGCAACGCCCGGCCTGGATCAGGGCTGGGATCCGGGTCAGGGCTAAAGCCCGGCCTGGACCAGGGCTGGGATCTGGGTCAGGGCTAAAGCCCGGCCTGGATCAGGGCTGGGATCCGGGTCAGGGCTAAAGCCCGGCCTGGACCAGGGCTGGGATCTGGGTCAGGGCTAAAGCCCGGCCTGGACCAGGGCTGGGATCCGGGTCAGGGCTAAAGCCCGGCCTGGATCAGGGCTGGGATCTGGGTCAGGGCTAAAGCCTGGCCTGGACCAgggctgggctcaggtttggagCTAAAGCCCGGCCTGGATCAgggctgggctcaggtttggagCTAAAGCCTGGCCTGGATCAGGGCTGGGATCTGGGTCAGGGCTAAAGCCCGGCCTGGACCAGGGCTGGGATCCGGGTCAGGGCTAAAGCCCGGCCTGGACCAGGGCTGGGATCCGGGTCAGGGCTAAAGCCCGGCCTGGATCAgggctgggctcaggtttggagCTAAAGCCTGGCCTGGATCAGGGCTGGGATCTGGGTCAGGGCTAAAGCCCGGCCTGGACCAGGGCTGGGATCCGGGTCAGGGCTAAAGCCCGGCCTGGATCAgggctgggctcaggtttggagCTAAAGCCTGGCCTGGATCAGGGCTG encodes:
- the LOC135318323 gene encoding salivary glue protein Sgs-3-like; translated protein: MGRHPPARRAVTLWVFLVTCFAPVPAIAEASVGPSPDTDLHEGATTSPPATAGHQTAPTAAATTTEPLLATTDRPTAPATTTSPTPAMATTSTPPLAVTDPTTPKRPLETAYEQDSVVTMGHQPVLKPTSGQQTALKTTINLQSALETTASHHPTLEATKAHRPTSRMSIGHPTTPEPTNAHQSAWKTSADLEPALKTTIGPQSAWKTTIGPQSAWKTTIGPQPAWKTTIGPQSPWKTTIGPQSAWKTSADLDPVWKTTIGHKPAWKTTTGHQSAWKTTIGHQPTLKTTSSYHPTAEPTTSHRPPPKTTMVPHQTASPPASQKSSWLWLVVLVAVVAVVVAMGLVAGVCRCYRQRHSGSTSFGPWAGPAQLPEDDGCGGGGGVTQPMLATGQGGATLSTFQAAPEMVAMEELPGPQDEPPANGDPSVQGAAPPLPEVTTLASC